The Lysobacter enzymogenes DNA segment GCCGACGCCGGCCATGCCGTGCTGGGCCGCGCCTTCGATGTCCATGCGCCGGTCGCCGATCATCACGCACTGCGCCGGGGTCAGGCCGAAACGGCCCAGCGCCTCGCCGATCAGCTCGACCTTGTGGGTCAGGCGGCCGTCGTCGGTGCAGCCGACGATGTCCTCGAAGTGCGCGCCGAACGGCAAGTGCTCGAGGATCTTGCGCGCGTTGTTCTCGTTCTTGGCGGTGACCACGGCCATGCGGTAACCGGCCGCGCGCAGGCCGTCGAGCAGTTCGGCGATGCCGTCGTAGACGCTGTGCTCGGTCCAACCTTCGCGGCCGTAGCGCTCCAGGTACAGCGCCACCGCCTGCTCGACCTTGTCCTCGTCGCCCAACAGCGGCTGGAAGCTGGTGCGCAGCGCCGGGCCGATCCAGCCGCGCAGCGCCTGCGGGTCGGGCACCGGGTGGCGCATGGTCTCCAGCGCATAGGCGATCGAGCGGGTGATGCCGACCGAGGAATCGATCAGGGTGCCGTCGAGATCGAAGAACAACACCGGTTGTTGTGCGCTCATCGCTCAGCCCGCGCGCTGCTTGAGCGCGGCCACCGCCGGCAGTTCCTTGCCTTCCAGGAACTCCAGGAACGCGCCGCCGCCGGTGGAGATGTAACCCACCTGCCCGGCGATGCCGTACTTGTCGACCGCCGCGAGGGTGTCGCCGCCGCCGGCGATGGAGAACGCCTTCGACGCGGCGATCGCGCGCGCCAAGGCTTCGGTGCCCTTGCCGAAGGCGTCGAATTCGAACACGCCGACGGGACCGTTCCAGACCACGGTGCCGGCCTGCGCGATCATCTGCGCGTAGCGCGCGGCGGTGTCCGGGCCGATGTCGAGGATCATGTCGTCGGCGCCGACCGCGTCGACCGCCTTGACCGTGGCCGGCGCATCGGCGGCGAACGCCGGGGCGACCACGACGTCGGTCGGCACCGGGATGTCGGCGCCGCGCGCCTGGGCGTCGGCCATGATCTTCTTCGCGGTGTCGATCAGGTCGTTCTCGACCAGCGACTTGCCGACGTTGTGGCCCATCGCGGCGATGAAGGTGTTGGCGATGCCGCCGCCGACGATGAGCTGGTCGACCTTGGACACCAGCGAGGACAGCAGCTCCAGCTTGGTCGAGACCTTGGAACCGGCGACGATCGCCAGCAACGGCCGCGCCGGGTTGTCCAGCGCCTGCGCCAGCGCGTCCAGCTCGGCCATCAGCAGCGGGCCGCCGGCGGCGGTCTTGGCGTAGCGGATCGCGCCGTGGGTCGAGGCCTGGGCGCGGTGGGCGGTGCCGAAGGCGTCCATGACGAACACGTCGCACAGCGCCGCGTACTTCTTCGCCAGCGCCTCGTCGTCCTTGCCCTCGCCGACGTTCATGCGGCAATTCTCCAGCAGCACCAGCTGGCCGGGCGCGACTTCGACGCCATCGACCCAATCCTTGACCAGCGGCACCTCGATGCCGAGCAGTTCGGACAGGCGCGCGGCCACCGGCGCCAGCGAATCGGCCTGGCTCCACTGGCCTTCCTTGGGCCGGCCCAGGTGCGAGGTCACCATCACCGCCGCGCCCTTCTCCAGCGCCAGCTTCAGCGTCGGGATCGCGGCGAGGATGCGCTGCTCGGAGGTGATGCGGCCATCGTCGATGGGGACGTTGAGATCTTCGCGGATCAGCACTCGCTTGCCGGCGAGATCTAGGTCGGTCATGCGGACGATGGACACGGGGCCTCCTGGGGCGATGCGGAAACGGGGATGCGCGGACGGACCGCGGCCGGCTCGGGGCGCGGCTGGGGTGGCTATTGTCGCGGGGGCGGGGGGCGAAGGGAACCGTTGGGCTGAATGGCGGGAGCGCGGGTGGTTTCGAGGCAAGGGCGCTTTCGTCGTCGCTGTCCTGGCGCGGTCGCGGCTTGCGCCGCTCCTACAGGGGCTGCGGCCGGTTCGTATCCGGCGGTGGCGCTGCGTCTGCGGGGACTGCGGGGACTGCGGCAACACAGTCCTGCCGAAACCACCCACCGTCATTCCGGCGAAAGCCGGAATCCATTTTGATCTTGCTGTTGCCTTTGCCGTTGCCGCCGCTTGTGCCCGCCCCCAAGCCCGACGCAGTCGTCCCGCAGCCCCGGAGGGCGTGCGCATGGATGCGCACGCGCGCCGGAATCCATTTTGATCTTGCTGTTGCCTTTGCCGTTGCCGCCGCTTGTGCCCGCCCCCAAGCCCGACGCAGTCGTCCCGCAGCCCCGGAGGGCGTGCGCATGGATGCGCACGCGCGCCATGGGGCAGGATGCCCCTTATGGCGCGGCCCCGCGCCCCTTTCGAGCCATAGTGGCTCTTGACTCGAAAAAACAAGGCCTTTTCTTTGGTTACTTTCTTTGTGGCTTAAGACAAAGAAAGTGACCCGGCCGCTTGCGGACGGAAGCTCTGGATCTTTGCTTGTCGTCACCCGGACGCACACGCAAAAGCAGAGCCCACCGCGGCACGCCCCCTGTAGGAGCGGCGCAAGCCGCGACCGCGCCATCGCGGCTACGACGCAACTTTCGTCGCAATCGCGTTGGCGCGGTCGCGGCTCGCGCCGCTCCTACAGTCGGATACGCAATCCCACGTCCGTCATTCCGGCGAAAGCCGGAACCCATGTTGACGTTGCTGTTACGTTCGCCGTTATCGATGTGTCGCGCGACGACAAGCCACCATCCAAAGCTTTCGTCCGCAAGCGGCCGAGTTACTTTCTTTTGGCAGCGCGCCAAAAGAAAGTAACCAAAGAAAAACGCTTGTTTTAAGTCAAAAGCCACTAGGTCCAGCACCGGGCGCGGGGATGCGCCATAAGGGACATCCTGTCCCATGGCGCACGCGCGCATCCATGCGCGCGCCCTCCGGGTCTGCGGAACTACGGCCTTGCTCGATGTGGAGGAAAAACAACGGCACGGCAACGGCAACGGCAACGGCAACGGCTATGAGTTTCCGGCGTTACCGCAACAACACCCAAAGCCATCGCGACACCAAGCGCGTTGCCTCACGCTTGCGGCGTCTTCCCCGAACGCAACAGACTCATCGCGAAGCCCACCACGATCAACGCCCCGCCCACCAGCACCGCCCACAACAGCCACGAACGCCAGTCGCGCTCGGGCTCCGGCGCCGCCAGCGCCGCGGCGCCGGCGAGGTCGCTGGGCGCGCCCAGGCTCGCCTCGGCCGGACGCCAGTCGTTGCCGCGCGATTGCCGCAAGGCGTCCACCAACTGCGACAGCGGCGAATCGGCGCGCGCGGCGCGGCCGCTGCCGGCGACCAGCGCGTACGGCGGCTGGCCCTGGGCCAGGAACACCACCACTTCCGGGCGGTAGCCCAGGCGCAGCACCGGTTCGCCCGGTACCGCGCCGCTCGCGCGCAGGCGCCACAGGCGGTCGCGCGAAGCGCTCGCCAGCTGGCGAGCGGGCGAACGGTCGCCCGCGCCCTGCCCGGCCACCGCGTAGGCCATCCACGGGCCGGCTTGCGCGCGCCAGCCTTCGTCTTCGCTGTCGCGGCTGTCCAGCCGCCACTGCAGGGCGTGGTTGCCGGGCAGCGCGACGTCGGCCTGCTGGATCGGGAAGCGCCCGTCCAGGCGGTATTCGAACGCGACGCCGCCGTCCTTGAGTTGCACCCGCGCGCCCTTGAGCTCGCGCCATTGCAGCGGCGCGCCGGCCGCGGTCGCGCTCAGTTCGGCCTCGACCGCGACGATCTGCGCGCCGCGCTGCGGGTCCTGCGGAGTCAGGCGCAGGTAGCGCGCCTGTTCGCCGACCGCGTCGAAGGCGATGCGCCGCTGCACCAGGCGCTGGCCGTCGCGCTGCAGGTCGAGCAGGCGGCCGCTGCTGGTCACGCTGCGCCAATGGTCGAGGTCGTCGCTGGCTTCGACCGAGTAGGCCGCGTCCAGCGCCGCGCCCGGCGCCCATTGCAGCTGCAGCGCCTGGATCGGCGCGCGCACCGCGCTGGCGTCGATCAGCAGCGCGGTCTGCGGCAGCTTGGCGGTGTCGCCGGCGGTGCTGCGCGCTTCGACCCGGCGCAGGCGGCCGTCGGTTTCCACTTCGCTGATCAGCTC contains these protein-coding regions:
- a CDS encoding HAD hydrolase-like protein, which translates into the protein MSAQQPVLFFDLDGTLIDSSVGITRSIAYALETMRHPVPDPQALRGWIGPALRTSFQPLLGDEDKVEQAVALYLERYGREGWTEHSVYDGIAELLDGLRAAGYRMAVVTAKNENNARKILEHLPFGAHFEDIVGCTDDGRLTHKVELIGEALGRFGLTPAQCVMIGDRRMDIEGAAQHGMAGVGVLWGFGSEQELRQAGAQRIATAPAQLPALLAA
- a CDS encoding phosphoglycerate kinase, translated to MSIVRMTDLDLAGKRVLIREDLNVPIDDGRITSEQRILAAIPTLKLALEKGAAVMVTSHLGRPKEGQWSQADSLAPVAARLSELLGIEVPLVKDWVDGVEVAPGQLVLLENCRMNVGEGKDDEALAKKYAALCDVFVMDAFGTAHRAQASTHGAIRYAKTAAGGPLLMAELDALAQALDNPARPLLAIVAGSKVSTKLELLSSLVSKVDQLIVGGGIANTFIAAMGHNVGKSLVENDLIDTAKKIMADAQARGADIPVPTDVVVAPAFAADAPATVKAVDAVGADDMILDIGPDTAARYAQMIAQAGTVVWNGPVGVFEFDAFGKGTEALARAIAASKAFSIAGGGDTLAAVDKYGIAGQVGYISTGGGAFLEFLEGKELPAVAALKQRAG
- a CDS encoding DUF3999 domain-containing protein, producing the protein MKSRSLTLALLVLALPLAAAPRQDYARQWPLQLSRDDGGAYRVELDPSVYAQAHSAQLRDIDVIDAGGAIVPAEVFAPEQPLARAPQRRSLPWFPLPAAPAGTNKGWELISEVETDGRLRRVEARSTAGDTAKLPQTALLIDASAVRAPIQALQLQWAPGAALDAAYSVEASDDLDHWRSVTSSGRLLDLQRDGQRLVQRRIAFDAVGEQARYLRLTPQDPQRGAQIVAVEAELSATAAGAPLQWRELKGARVQLKDGGVAFEYRLDGRFPIQQADVALPGNHALQWRLDSRDSEDEGWRAQAGPWMAYAVAGQGAGDRSPARQLASASRDRLWRLRASGAVPGEPVLRLGYRPEVVVFLAQGQPPYALVAGSGRAARADSPLSQLVDALRQSRGNDWRPAEASLGAPSDLAGAAALAAPEPERDWRSWLLWAVLVGGALIVVGFAMSLLRSGKTPQA